The following are from one region of the Geotrypetes seraphini chromosome 12, aGeoSer1.1, whole genome shotgun sequence genome:
- the RABGGTB gene encoding geranylgeranyl transferase type-2 subunit beta isoform X3, whose amino-acid sequence MSEYLRMSGVYWGLTVMDLMGQLHRMNKEEILAFIKQCQHECGGLSASIGHDPHLLYTLSAVQILTLYDSLCIVDVNKIVEYVQSLQQEDGSFAGDKWGEIDTRFSFCAVATLALLGKLDAINLEKAIEFVLSCMNFDGGFGCRSGSESHAGQIYCCTGFLAITGQLHQVNADLLGWWLCERQLPSGGLNGRPEKLPDVCYSWWVLASLKIIGRLHWIDREKLRCFILACQDEETGGFADRPGDMVDPFHTLFGITGLSLLGEDRVKPVNPVFCMPEEVLRRIGVQPELVS is encoded by the exons ATGTCTGAGTATTTGAGGATGAGTGGTGTCTACTGGGGCCTGACCGTAATGGATCTGATGGGGCAACTGCATCGCATGAACAAGGAAGAAATATTAGCATTTATCAAGCAATGTCAGCATGAGTGTGGTGGACTAAGTGCCAGTATAGGTCATGATCCCCACCTTTTATATACTCTTAGTGCGGTTCAG ATTCTTACCCTTTATGATAGCCTCTGTATTGTTGATGTAAATAAAATTGTTGAATATGTACAAAGTCTGCAACAAGAAGATGGGTCATTTGCTGGAGATAAATGGG gagaaatagacaCAAGATTTTCTTTTTGTGCAGTAGCAACCCTGGCTCTTTTG GGGAAACTGGATGCCATTAATTTAGAGAAAGCAATAGAATTTGTTTTATCATGTATGAACTTTGATGGAGGTTTTGGTTGCAGATCAGGATCTGAATCGCATGCTGGACAG ATCTATTGTTGCACAGGATTCTTGGCCATAACCGGTCAGTTGCACCAAGTTAATGCTGATTTGCTGGGCTGGTGGCTTTGTGAGCGGCAGCTGCCCTCTGGTGGGCTCAATGGACGACCGGAGAAG TTACCAGATGTATGCTATTCATGGTGGGTGCTGGcatccttaaaaataattggaagaCTTCACTGGATTGACAGAGAAAAGTTGCGTTGTTTTATCCTGGCTTGTCAAGATGAGGAGACTGGTGGGTTTGCTGACAGGCCTGGTGACATG GTGGACCCTTTTCACACTTTATTTGGAATTACTGGATTATCACTGTTAGGAGAAGACAGAGTGAAACCTGTTAATCCTGTGTTCTGCATGCCTGAAGAGGTCCTGAGAAGAATTGGTGTTCAGCCTGAACTTGTGAGCTAG